tatcctttatagttattttatcataccaaaaatactttctcagtttatttaataaatatatattaaaattacacaatactttagaaatatagttattaAACagcaaataatttttataaaagctctacttctgaAAGTTCTACTTCAAAAACCTCTACTTCTGGAAGCTCTATCACTAACAGCTTTAGCATAATGGAGCCTTAGTCTAGCGTGATATGTATTTTTGACATTTAATTTTGGCTTTATACATGCATGATACGAACGTGATaggagaagaatttttccttTATGCACTGCCGTCTCCATCTTCGGTCGATCACTGTCCGTGATCACCGTCCCTTCGCTTTTATTGATTGGCAGGTAAAGTATTCTAAGAAGAGGAGTTAGCAGAAGTCACTACGAGCTAAGCAAAGCCGAGCCATGCTTACTGAATCTAAACAACTGAATATCTTTACGGGCTTAATTTATATGCAGTCATAATGGCTTCTGCCATTGTTAGCAGAAATTTGAATGAAACATTCTGTAAAGAGTGAATATGCTTGATTTGCAGGCATCAAATTATAAAACTATTACGACGCTCACAGTAGAAAATCTTGCGATTGCGCATTAGAATATCTAACTAaggtatagaatattcatggctatCTAGTGAGAACCTACAATCAAGATTTGAAATTTCATTAATTCAGTTAGCTATTAAGGTTGGTCATTTGTTCCCTTAATAATTCGCATTCCAGCATGTGTTGCTCTATTTGGCTGAATCCCATCTTCCTATCCATTTGATAGGATAATTAGTTGCAATTGCTACTCATTGCCTTCGTGCTAATCATGACCCTCTTTTGGGGGAAAACTCAATTTTGACCATTAGATCACGCTCTGTGCCAATTCCTGTTTTACTTGCCAAGCCAAAATATAAATTCTGCCCTCCGGATTTAATCATAGgctatcttttccttttttaaatgtttttcttgtctctattgATTAGAGGAAGAGGTCAATAAGATATCTTTCACAAAACTACAGATGTAATCTTTCAGTGCAAAGAatgtagataacattcctaAAGCTGTTTACAATACACAACAGTCTTTGAGATTTCGATTATAGTTGTCATAATTTTAAGTGTACTATTAAGCACATCATTGTAagttgtaacaactcaggacctttttcaaaatatatccaagatctcctcggcgaataaccgatgcgAGACTAAACATATACCCTCACGGATTCTTATATACTTCTCTCATTCAAGCCTTGGTATCCTTGTCTGTCTAAGGGTTCACAAATCTATCTTTAAGCCGAGTTCgttctgatatcatttgtaacaactcaggatctcaatagttagtcggaaggtatttttttggTTCCTTAGTGAAGATCTTCCTAACAAATaactaatgtgggactaaacaaatacccgcacggatcctcgtATAAGTACAACAAGTACagatacaaatattaatttgtTGTCCATTGGAGAGGGCCCAAAAGCAGAACCCAATTATCATTTTTGCAAGAAATCTAAAAGCTTCTTACTACAAACTGCTATATTACTGCTAGCACTATATCTGCAGTTCAAATGTAAGTCTTGGACATGATCTTACAAAACTCAGATCTCATCACATAAACCTCCCTTCTCATATTTCTGTTCTCTTCTTTTAAAAACAACTAAAATGCCATCTTTCACATGCAAATATGGGACCGCTCCCCTCGGCCATGTGCTGAGGAGAAAGGGTGTCAACCGACAGAACCCAAAGTTCCTTTAGTTTAGGGGCCGGGATTGGAGCCAGATTTGGCTGGTGGGTCCCAAGATTGACCTTGATTACCACTTACACCCCAAAAGACGGGTGAGCTAGCTAGTGATATGGCCGAGAAGAGTGGGTCAGGAGTCCAAATTGCAGCGTcggtgtttctttttctttttttattattattatggtaTTGGCGTCTTACTAGATACGGTCCGTCGTACTGTTCGTCTTCTAAAATATATACGTGACACTAAAAGAATCAAACTCCTTCAGAAGATGAAAAATATCACTGACTAGAGAGTACAAATCTGTCCTGTTCTAGCACACCTATTTTAGATCCAGCCGATCACTATAGCCGAGTCGCTCTTAAGAAAGATCCATCGCGCACCCAAGTGTATTATGGCATGGACGAGGCCCTTCTATGCTGCACCACTAGGTTGGGTTTGCATTTTTCAGCCGAAAAAAATGATTCAAAGATACGACTCCGGAAACAGTTATCTTCTGTGAGCGGGACCGGCGACAACTAACAACCCGCTGTCGCCTGGATAAGATCACGCCGACGCGTTTTCGGTGGATCGTTCGACAAACATACGTCCACGTCCGCGTTCGCATCCCTCCGCAGCCGGCGCGTTTCTTATCTCGGTCTCACGTACGCAGAATATGCTTTTAGATGCTTGGACTAGCAAGGGGGAATAAGGTCCGTCGCCACCGAAAAAGAGAGGGGAGCAAGATGAACAACAAATTAAATAGCATAATAGTTTCTAATTTCCTGGATTTGTGGGTGGGTATCATCAGCAGCCATATAATCCTTCTTTCCAAAGGAGTAGATTTTGTGAAGATTGCATCGCCAAAGCTGTTGGTAGCATGGTATGCCATACCGATCCGAATAGAGCAGTATAGGACATAccgccaaaaaaaaatttgtacgGAGTCCGATATCGAGACGGCGAACTTTGATCGGTAGCATATTTTATTGTATCTTTGAAGATCTTCATTTGATGCGATTTTAAAAGCTGATATCTTGGCACCTAAGTGGATGATGTGGTCGAGATCAGCAAGATGCAAAATTGGAGACAGCTAGAGAAAAGTTCATATCCAAAATTTTTGGTTAATTAAGCAAATAGGATATTAAAATGACTTGTCACCCCTCTCAAATTATGaacaaataatattaaaaaaataattaattttttctttatttatttgtggtcttttttatatatatatatttttttatactaCCGTAGATATCATATGAAATatttccttatctatctaccAGTGGTATATCtaatatttttctaatttatttaCACTCACtatttttattatgatattTTCTCAATTTAATGTAACGTAGTTTagtattaattaattatttatgtaTTACTAAAAAGCGATGGTGAGAgaataacaaagaaaaaatgattttgtttggtatttatacccaaaaaaatattttattccattctttctttctttctttatggtTGGTAGCTCACCCAATTCTTTCCTAATTTGTTTTCGGTACCACAATTACTTTGGTATAATCCTTTCCTTACATGCTTACAGCTAGTTTCTcaaatttttctttgtttctacAATTGCAATTTAGTACATTTTTTATTTGCATaaatttttttccttgtttttatatatccaggATTATATAGATGATTTATACAAAATTAAATTGGTATTTTTGATACAAAAATATCAGAGATAGAATCTAGAAGAAATATTTCTAGATTCCAAAAATTGCATTCTTACTGTAATATAGGGACATTTTTTTATAATGCAAGCAAACTAAGAAATCTCTTTTTAAGCCATATTGGCTATTTGTGTGAGATTTTGTATACTACTATCTTGAAATATATATGACTGAACCAAAGGTAATGCTTTATATCATGGAATCaacatctttttcctttttctcacAAGAAATCACAATTCAATGTCAATATTGCTTATGAAACATATCACATTGCCGCCATTCCTTGTGATACAAGACCACATGCttgaacaaaataaataaataaataattccaAAGTAAAGAAAAACTAACAACAATATGTTTGACTATCCAGCTCAACATCAGTATTTACTAAAACATGATGCTCTGATAGTATACATTGTTACATGAGAagaaactaataaaaaaaaattccataatCATCAATAATTTTTTGCTAACCAATGCAAGATATATAAGTTTTTACACAGCATATTACTGGTTTCTTtcatacaaataaaaaaaaaacagaaatatttcaaaatttggaGCAGCACACAGGAAGTCCTTCTGGCACCCTTCGAAAGTctctttttcacttttttttcttttcttttctttttggtaattGTCTCTTTTCTTAGATTGTCATAATAGTCTAAAATGTATCATATTATGTGATGGAAACTTGTGGGAATGATTTAGCATCAAAACAGGTGAGTTTTCCTTCCGCTTTTCACTTGAGCGTACTGCACTATTGGAGATAATTCTAACCAAACTGTTTCCAAGAAGCATGAGATTTGAGTTGCCAAGAGGCCCGGATCAGTCCAAGGTTTGTTAGGCTAGGGCTGAGCCAAGTGAATATAGTCTGCAGAGGCGTCCCTCCTTTCGTTCAAGGTCCCAATCATAGCGAACCTCATTTGAGTTAACCCTGGTTCACTCTGGCCCAACCCAAAGAGTAATTCTAATATTACTATATTAACTGGTTTTTATTTTATCTGTGTCGATGAAAGAAAACTAAGATTTGGTCCTTCTTCAAGACTCATGGGCCGGATGTGAGATTCATTTTTGCTGCTGTACGAGAAAATAATACTGAAATATATAAAAGTCTGAACAAAGAGCAATACCCTAAAATAACATGGAGCATATATAAATTgcaacattttttatttttctcaaagaaagaagaacacTGCAATTCAATGTTACCCTCCCCTGGatacaaagaaagaaaatcaaaataaggCAAAATTGACATCGATGCCTCGTTGCGATCCAACTCAACATCAATATCTACAAAAACATGCACGTCTCTCTCTTAGCATAAAAGATTGCAAGCAAAAAAAACCGATCAAAAATATTCCATAACTCAACATCAATATTCTAACTACCAACTCGAGATAAGTCTTTACGAAACATATCGCTGGTTTCTTTCACCCAAAGAAAGCAATAGAGATACTTCAAAATTTGAAGCGGCACACAGGGCATGTGTCCTTGACCCACCTTCCGATGCACCGTTGATGGAAGACATGGAAGCATGGGGTGCACATGAGCTGCTGCTCGATGCAGTCCGGAAAGAAGAAGTCCTCGAGGCACACCGGGCATGATGATGGAAACTCTCGCTCGTTGCCGCAGATGTCTTCCTCAAAGCCTCGCAACGACGAAGGACGAGCAACACCGATGGATTTGTTGACGACTTCTGCAGTCACTCGGGCCTCGTTATACTCCCAGATAGCCACTATCTTGAAATCGAAGACCAGCTCCAACCCATCGATCGGCTTCTTGCCCGCCTCAGCGGCAGCACCATGGGCGAAGCGGGAGAGGTAGCGGGCCAAGAGCTGGCGCTTCTTGGAAGGAAAGATCATGCACTCAAGCATCTTGTGGATGGCCTCCTCAGCGGTTTCTGGGACAAAGAAGGTGACGATGTCGAAAAGCCGGGCTTCGGTTCGGGGAGGAAGGCCCGCAGAGACCGGCTCTACGGTGATGGCTCCGTCGAGCGAGGGCGCGCGGCGGCTGATCTTGTGATCCTTAATGTTAATCGTCACCTTGACTTCAGGAAGAGGTCGGCGATACAAGGCAGGAAAGATCTCTAGGTAGGAAAGGGCGGGAGGATAAGGTCGTGATCTAGGTGTGGTTTTCTGGGAGAGAGATATGGTGAAGTCGCTGGTCTTGTACCTGAGACGCTTGAGGGGAGAGCCCGAAGCCATGGGTGGTGGACTCTGGAAAAACTGGACGCAGGAAAAGTGGGGAATTTATTTATTTCCTGGTGGGATACGCTGGCCTTTAGGTAAAAGGCTGAGGTCCAAGAAAAGATCGGAGAAGATTACGGCGTATCTATCTCTTAAATTTAAAATCTAGTTGTTGCTAAACCAgtaaaaaaaggaagagggtGAATCCCTGTTTGGGTCAAACTAGGATTTCAATCTGAGCACAAAAGGACGGTCCCGTGCGCAACCCGGCAGCTGCTGTGGCGAGCTACGCGCCGAGGACCATTTGGACTCCGAGAAACTCTAGAAGGAGCCGCTTTCATCGAGATATTTTttaggttttttattttttgggtaaGAAGATATTTATTTAGTTAATTCAAAAGGGAAAATTTTTTAGGTAACCCAGAGTGTACCGAAGCGCCTAATCAGGCTACGTTTCCATCTTTTCTGTTTTGTGGAAAACTTAAAAGGCAAAGTGGGCATTCAAGCTGATGCTGAGCCATCTATTCCCAATAGTTTagtaaattttttatttgtctAACAAGAATCTAATTTTGTTTCCctgtttttatatatagataattcacaaaaaaataagaaaggtATTTGATACAAAAAAATATCATATATAGAATCTGCAAGAAACATTTATAGATTCCAGAAATGTTTTATGTATTAGAAATATTCTTTTACAATGCAAGTAAACTAAGAAATCTCTttctgtatcaaaaaaaaaaacccatgaaGATGTCTCTTTTTAAGCTTCACTGGCTATTTGTGGGAGATTTTGTAGGCCCCTATCTTAAAATATATATGATTGAACCAAAGGTAATGCTTTATATCATCGAATtaatatcttttttctttttctcaaaaaaatcacAATTCAATATCAATATTATTTATGAAACATATCTATCCACTATACAAGACCACAAgcctgaataaataaataattaattacaaaataaagcaaAACTAACAACAATCCTTTTTGACTATCTAACTCAACATccatatttaataaaatatgttACTTTGTTAGTATACATTGTTACATCACTATAGAAAAAGGTAGATTTTCCGATGCTTTTTTTCCGATGCTAGGAGGAAGCGTCAGGATATTTTGGTTCAGCGCCAAATTTTACCGatgcttttaaaaagcgtcCGTACATCTCTAGAAtcgacgacgctttttaagCGTTACTGTAAGCTGGACCtacgacgatgcttataagcattgtcAGAGACCAAATCCTTTCCAACACCTCGCCCCACTCTCGATTGATGCCCTAGCTCCATTAAAAATGTCTCGTCTCCTCTTCTCTCATTCAAAAGCATCCCCGAGCTCCGATCGCCTCCCCATCTTGCTTTCCAAGCTCCGATCGGCATCCCCGCGCCGACATCAATCCATCGCCTCCCCATCTCGCTTTCCGAGTTCCGATCGGCATCCCTACGCCGACATCAATCCATCGCCTCCCCATCTCACTTCCCGAGCTCCGATCGGCATCCCCGCGCCAACATCAATCCATCGCTTCCCCATCTCGCTTCCCGAGCTTTGATCTATTCTCCGTTCCGCTTCCCCGCCACCATTGACCTCGCCCTTTTCTGGTGCCCTTCGTCTTCTCTCGCTTCTTGCGTTTTTTGCTCTTGGCAAGGTTAGTATTTTCTGTTGATTTTTGGAGGTTTttgcagatcactttcctttctTGGTAATTGCAGAGGTTTCCGGGCCTTAAAAATTATAGGTGCTTCCTTTCTCGTTTCTGAAGCGGCTTAGGGATTTAGAGAGGACAGAGATGAGTTCTTCTTCTAtaattcctcctcctccattacGGATCGTTCGCGATCGTTTCTATTTCTTCTCCTCGGAATCGAATCTATGGCGTGGAAGCGGAAATCGGACGCGACGTGCCTTGACGAGGTTGATCGGATGCTCTACTCCATCTTCTGCAATGCGGCTAACTCGCTCTCTCAGTTCTACACCCAGGCCATGAACCATCAGCTCTCCTTCCAGACCGACGAGCGCCATGCCCTGGTTCCTCTCTCTCATCCTCATCAATCGACCGTTCCTAGGTTCATCTTTGCTTTATGGTTCctttagattgttactagttcCTACTTGATAGATTCAATTTGTATTGGCTCTTCTTTCATGGAATCTTTGtaaaatttctccttccaggCCATGAACCATCAGGAGCTcagtctttttaattttttttaaaaaattgaaggctaaagtcgatgcttataagcgtcggtttTGAGTCTTTTAGAGACGCTTTTAAGCATTGCTAAAAACTGACCTTTCACGATGCCTCcccaaagcgtcggtaaaaacttTTTCCACCCAGGTATCGCCGATGCTTCGGCGATGTTTTGGATAGCGTCGGGCGgatctttaccgacgcttaagcATCGGTAAAGGATATAAAAAATGCCAGAAAAGACTACTTTTTTTATAGTGCGAGCAGAAGAAACCGATCAGAAACATTCCATAATCATCAGTAATTTTTACACAACATATTATGTTTCTTTCATACAAAGAAAGAAAcataaatatttcaaaatttggaGCAGCACACGGGAAAACTGTCCTTCGGTCCTTTGATAgtctcttttctcttctttaattttcttttgaaaattgtCTCTTTTCCTAGATTGTCATACTAGTAGTCCATAatctatcatattatattaatggGAACTCGTGGGAATGATTTAAGCGTCAAAGCAGATGAGTCTTCCTTCGGCTTTTCACTTCAGCACTGTTCCAGGAGATGTATAATTCTAACCGAAGTGTTTATAGGAAAACGAAGATTTGAGTTGCTAAGGTGCTTGGATCGGTCTAAGGCTTGTAATTAGGCTAAGGCTAAGGCTGGGCCAAGTGGACAGAGCTTGGAGATGCGGTCCTATGATGCATTATGAATTCCAATGGATTAGTCGGCTCATGACATTCAATTAGTCTTCTCTTAAAGACCCATGGCTAACCATTCTTCCTATAGCTACATGGCCTACTTGCATTAACATGGAAAAAATATGTGAGATTGATTACGGGCCgatcatggtgcttgtgattagatttgaacccttagtctgataggaggtcttgggttgttacaagaATGCTCACAATGAACGAGTATTTCAGCAGGTGCAGCAATTGCCTAATCGGGTAATCAGGAAAGCCTAATCCCTTCTGACATCCTTCTTTGGTGCCAAGTATCAGTTACCTTTAAGCATTTCGTTAAGGTACTAGAGCAGTGATCAGTAGCATGTATTAAAAATAGTGCTTGTGCAGCAGCGGTGTTGTGGCTTCCCCCTCCCTTAGGAGTGATAAAGCTTTAACTTTGATGCATTAGTTACTATGGATAAGGCCACCGCTGGATTTGTAATTCAAGACCATTATGGAAAGGAGATAAGAGCTGGTGGTGAACAATTGCTGTCTTCTTCTATCTCTTATGCTGAATTCATAGCAGCATGGCTAGGTTCCATACTACAATGGATGATGGCAGGCGCGGCGGCATATTTGGCTGGAAGGCGACTCTGCAATGGTCATTAATCGGATTTCTAATTCTTATCCTCACAAGCACAGGCAATTGCCGATACCGAAAGATATTCTGCAGTGGAAAATGACCAGGAGTTGGTGCTTTATATCTCATGTCTTTCATGAGGCTGACCGAGCTGCTGATTACATAGCTAATTGTGCCCTTATGGGAGATGTATTCTGGTCATAGGGGAACGTCTTTGATCTATCTTTTGCAGGTTTTTTGATGAACGATTGCAGAGGGACAACATTCATGCAGAGGAAATGATCACCGGCTGCCTGATGAATGATATAAGCATTATGCTGCTTCTAGTAGGTTGTTACAACTGTGCCATTGGAATTTTTGCTGTCTTATTTGTGCTCCTTAAGGCTCTGAAATGCTGGTTATGTTTGGTGGCCAGAGTGATTACTTTTTATTCTGATATTTTTGGAATCTAAATTAAATGAGTTGTTAGTACCAGGATACTTCTATGATCTGCTCTCTCTATATGCAATAGCAGGTTCCAAGAATATGGAAAAGGACATCTTCTATGGTGGGGCAGTAGCCTTCAATACCAACATAAGTTATGGTCTTTAGTGCTTCTTGGTTTTTTATCCATATGGCGAGCCATAATGATGCTAGCGTTTTTGCATTTGGTGCAGCCCACTTTATATTTTTCCTGCTGACTTGCCATGGGTCTTCTTATACAGTAGTGGTTAGTCATGTTTAGTCTATGCAGGGGATTATCAGCCATATATTCAAACCTTACCATCTGATGATGTATTTCTCGTTGTATCTTTCCTGTAGCTTGGCTACATATGGATTTGATATTCTGCAGTCCAGGGGATTCCTATCAGATGCGACTATCAGCGGAGAGCTCTCGGTGTGAAGTTTCAGCATCCTAACATTCATATGACTTGTGTTAGCCGGACAGAATATCTACACCACTTTCTAGTTCTGAAGCTTTACTTTTGGAATGGTACTTCTGTTGGGGTTTCAAAGTTGTGTGCATATGTTTGGATGTTAGTTTACTAGTAAGTACGATGTATCTACAAACTTGGTTATTTTTCTGTTTAAGTCCAGCATTGAGCTCCTCTTTCTACCAAATAAAAGGTAGAAACCATAGCGAACCTCGTTCGAGTTAACCCTGGTTCACTCTGGCCCAACCCAAAGCGTGGTTCTAAAATTACTGTATTTACTGATTTTTATCTATATCTGTATCGATGATGAACGAAAACTAAGACTTGGTCCTTCTTCAGGACTCATGGGCCGGATGTGAGATTCATGTTTATTACTGTACGAGAAAATTATGCTGAAATATATAAAAGTCTGAATAAAGAGCAATACCCTAAATAACATGGAGCATATATAAATTgcaacattttttatttttctcaaagaaagaagaacacTGCAATTCAATGTTACCCTCCCCTGGGatacaaagaaagaaaatcaaaataaggCAAAATTGACATCGATGCCTCGTTGCGATCCAACTCAACATCAATATCTACAAAAACATGCACGTCTCTCTCTTAGCATAAAAGATTGCAAGCAAAAGAAACCGATCAAAAATATTCCATAACTCAAACATCAATATTCTTCTACCAACCAACTCGAGATAAAGTCTCTACAAAACATATCACTGGTTTCTTTCATACAAAGAAAGCAATAGAAATACTTCAAAATTTGGAGCGGCACACAGGGCATGCGTCCTTGACCCACCTTCCGATGCACCGTTGATGGAAGACATGGAAGCATGGGGTGCACATGAGCTGCTGCTCGATGCAGTCCGGAAAGAAGAAGTCCTCGAGGCACACGGGGCATGATGATGGAAACTCTCGCTCGTTGCCGCAGATGTCTTCCTCAAAGCCTCGCAAGGACGAAGGACGAGCAACACCGATGGATTTGTTGACGACTTCTGCAGCGACTCGGGCCTCGTTATACTCCCAGATAGCCACTACCTTGAAATCGAAGACCAGCTCCAACCCATCGATCGGCTTCTTGCCCGCCTCAGCGGCAGCACCATGGGCGAAGCGGGAGAGGTAGCGGACCAAGAGCTGGCGCTTCTTGGAAGGAAAGATCATGCAGTCAAGCATCTTGTGGATGGCCTCCTCTGTGGTTTCTGGGACAAAGAAGGTGACGATGTCGAAAACCCGGGCTTCGGTTCGGGAAGGAAGGCCCGTAGAGACCGGCTCTACGGTGATGACTCCGTCGAGCGAGCGCACGCGGCGACTGATCTTGTGATCCTTAATGTTAATCGTCACCTTGACTTCAGGAAGAGGTCGGCTGATCTTTCCTACGTAGGAAAGGGCGGGAGGCTCAGGTCGTGATCTAGGTGTGGTTTTCTGTGAGAGAGATATGGTGTAGTCGCTGGTCTTGTAGCTGAGACGCTTGAGGGGAGAGCACGAAGCCATGGGTGGTGGAGTCTGGAAAAACTGGACGCAGGAAAACTGGAAAAGTGGGGAATTTATTTATTTCCTGGTGGGTTACGCTGGCCTTTAGATAAAGGCTAAGGTCCAAGAAAAAGATCGGAGTTGTACCAAGAAACGAGAAAAAGATCGGAGAAGATTACGGCGTATATATCTGTTAAATTTATAATCTAGTTGTTGCTAAACCAGTTAAAAAAGGAAGAGGGTGAATCCTTGTTTGGGTCGGACTAGGATTTGAATCCGAGCGCAAAAGGACAGTCCCGTGTGCAACCCGGCCGCTGATGTGGCGTGCTACGCGCCGAGGACCATTTGGACTCCGAGAAACTCTAGAAGGAGCGGGTACGCGGAGCTGCACCCAAGCTCTCACCCTCTCGTTTCGACGGCCACTTTCATCGAGATATTTTTTAGGTTTTTTATTTCTTGGGTAAGAAGATATTTATTTAGTTAATTCAAAAGGGAAAATTTTTTAGGTAACCCAGAGTGTACCCAAGCGCCTAATCAGGCTAGGTTTCCATCTTTTCTGTTTTGTGGAAAACTTAAAAGGCAAAGTGGGCATTGAAGCTGATGCTGAGCCATCTATTCCCAATAGTTTagtaaattttttatttgtctAACAAGAATCTAATTTTGTTtccttgtttttatatatagataattcagaaaaaataaaaacgtatttgatacaaaaaaaaatatcatagaTAGAATCTGCAAGAAATATTTATAGATTCCAAAACTAGCAtgttttttgtattagaaatattCGTTTACAATGCAAGTAAACTAAGAAGTCTCTttctgtatcaaaaaaaaaaaaaaaaaacatgaagatGTCTCTTTTTAAGCTTCACTGGCTATTTGTGTGAGATTTTGCATGCCCCTAT
Above is a genomic segment from Phoenix dactylifera cultivar Barhee BC4 chromosome 2, palm_55x_up_171113_PBpolish2nd_filt_p, whole genome shotgun sequence containing:
- the LOC120104385 gene encoding uncharacterized protein LOC120104385 gives rise to the protein MASGSPLKRLRYKTSDFTISLSQKTTPRSRPYPPALSYLEIFPALYRRPLPEVKVTINIKDHKISRRAPSLDGAITVEPVSAGLPPRTEARLFDIVTFFVPETAEEAIHKMLECMIFPSKKRQLLARYLSRFAHGAAAEAGKKPIDGLELVFDFKIVAIWEYNEARVTAEVVNKSIGVARPSSLRGFEEDICGNEREFPSSCPVCLEDFFFPDCIEQQLMCTPCFHVFHQRCIGRWVKDTCPVCRFKF
- the LOC120104552 gene encoding uncharacterized protein LOC120104552; translated protein: MASCSPLKRLSYKTSDYTISLSQKTTPRSRPEPPALSYVGKISRPLPEVKVTINIKDHKISRRVRSLDGVITVEPVSTGLPSRTEARVFDIVTFFVPETTEEAIHKMLDCMIFPSKKRQLLVRYLSRFAHGAAAEAGKKPIDGLELVFDFKVVAIWEYNEARVAAEVVNKSIGVARPSSLRGFEEDICGNEREFPSSCPVCLEDFFFPDCIEQQLMCTPCFHVFHQRCIGRWVKDACPVCRSKF